In one window of Chryseobacterium sp. JV274 DNA:
- a CDS encoding DUF6520 family protein, whose product MKKILFPALLVVLGTGTAFATKMANQTNKAIVPGYVMVPDGNGNFTCEQAGKNCSDIPTGPICELSDGTQLKEQVSETFCDNVLREIPQ is encoded by the coding sequence ATGAAAAAAATCCTTTTCCCTGCTTTACTAGTGGTACTAGGAACAGGAACAGCATTTGCCACTAAGATGGCAAATCAGACGAACAAAGCTATTGTACCGGGATACGTAATGGTTCCGGATGGTAATGGAAATTTCACTTGTGAGCAAGCAGGTAAAAACTGTAGTGACATTCCGACAGGACCGATCTGTGAACTGTCTGACGGCACCCAGCTGAAAGAACAGGTTTCAGAAACTTTCTGCGATAATGTTCTAAGAGAAATTCCACAGTAA
- a CDS encoding RagB/SusD family nutrient uptake outer membrane protein, which translates to MKLYKQFYIITGFLILNNMSSCEKLIEVEVPSNQIASDQVFVDVQTADAALAGLYSGLRDNSPFAGDQSGRLLGLYTDDLDFYSTTATNGLPEISQNLQNDSNVSIYTDWSTSYKQIYVANAILEGIEKSKSISQADRNRIKGEALMVRSMLLLYLQQVYGDIPYPTTTDYQVNQSISKTDKAQVLIHLSEDLKESISLLQDNYRNTERIFPNRKMAELLLTKVYLLEGRWGEAEFLLKGIIQSPMYQFQNDITKVFNKSGSHILWQLKPKNSGDGTKESGIYYFNNSAPSMTALSTGLVNTFYPADLRKQYWMASVTFNGTTWYRAEKYKNRTGNTTEYSIIARLEEVYLLLAETLVQQNKIDEALFYLNKTRQRAGIAPLALPLSKEEALSEIILENRREFFTEMGHRFFDLKRVGKLDISIQGKPNWKSFHKLWPIPQQDILLNPNLKPQNEGY; encoded by the coding sequence ATGAAACTTTATAAACAATTCTATATCATAACAGGATTTTTAATACTAAACAATATGAGTTCCTGTGAAAAACTGATTGAAGTAGAAGTGCCTTCCAATCAGATTGCTTCAGATCAGGTATTTGTAGATGTACAGACGGCAGATGCTGCCTTGGCTGGATTATATTCAGGACTGCGCGACAACTCGCCGTTTGCAGGAGATCAATCGGGCAGACTATTAGGGCTTTACACTGATGATTTGGATTTTTATTCCACTACGGCAACCAATGGACTACCGGAGATATCCCAAAACCTTCAGAACGATTCCAATGTCAGTATTTATACAGACTGGTCAACTTCATATAAGCAGATCTATGTGGCCAATGCCATACTGGAAGGCATTGAAAAGTCAAAGTCTATTTCCCAGGCAGACCGCAACCGAATCAAAGGAGAGGCATTAATGGTCAGATCCATGCTTCTGTTATACCTTCAGCAGGTATATGGAGATATTCCTTATCCGACAACTACCGATTATCAGGTTAATCAGTCGATTTCAAAAACTGATAAGGCACAGGTGCTTATACATCTGAGTGAAGATCTTAAAGAATCCATCAGCCTGCTTCAGGACAACTACAGAAATACGGAGAGGATTTTTCCTAACCGTAAAATGGCGGAACTGCTATTGACTAAAGTCTATTTGCTGGAGGGAAGATGGGGAGAGGCTGAGTTTCTGTTAAAGGGCATTATTCAAAGTCCGATGTACCAGTTTCAGAATGATATTACCAAGGTCTTTAACAAATCCGGTTCGCATATTCTCTGGCAGCTGAAACCTAAAAATTCCGGTGACGGCACCAAAGAGTCCGGAATCTATTATTTTAACAACTCAGCACCTTCAATGACCGCTCTCAGTACTGGCCTTGTCAATACATTTTATCCCGCAGATCTCAGAAAACAATACTGGATGGCATCGGTAACTTTTAACGGAACAACCTGGTACAGAGCTGAGAAATATAAAAACAGGACAGGGAATACAACGGAGTATTCAATTATTGCCCGGCTGGAAGAAGTATATCTTCTTTTAGCCGAGACTTTGGTTCAGCAAAATAAAATAGATGAAGCCCTTTTTTACCTCAATAAAACCAGACAGAGGGCAGGAATAGCACCATTAGCATTGCCTTTATCAAAAGAAGAAGCACTCAGTGAGATCATATTGGAAAACCGGCGAGAGTTTTTTACAGAGATGGGACATCGTTTCTTCGATTTGAAAAGAGTCGGAAAGCTGGATATATCTATACAGGGAAAGCCTAACTGGAAGTCTTTTCATAAACTATGGCCAATTCCCCAGCAGGATATTTTGTTAAATCCCAATTTAAAACCTCAAAATGAAGGCTATTAA
- a CDS encoding SusC/RagA family TonB-linked outer membrane protein, which translates to MKNSYYHIGGIFFGLMFTTVSITVKAQTRNISGTVTSSGKPLSGVVISQEGSDQVTMTGNNGTYTLQVSAENSILLFRHPDYAEEKFRLTNQTVVNISLEQKVKGIEEVILNAGYYKVKDKERTGSIAKVSAKDIENQPVSNVLSTVQGRMAGVNITQNSGVPGGGYSIQIRGRNSLRTYANSEIDGSQPLYIVDGVPVGSGMTATYGANILSDANLNPLSNISPNDIESIEVLKDADATAIYGSRGANGVVLVTTKRARKGSLGLSVNTSYALSNSLSNLTMMNTEQYLGMRRQAYANDGITVYPATAYDINGTWDQSRYTDWFKTLLGNTSVTSNVQLSLSGGGERTSFLVSYGHNEQTTVFAKDFRYKTNTLLGNLSHRSADNRLNFTMSTLFSKLEHNVISLDNTSSALFLAPNAPALYDSGGNINWQNYTFDNPLAAYNSTYSNNNVQFMNNFTADYELMKNVQVRLNGGISYQTFDELSLQPSTIYNPSLGIGPANSRALQSNKSRMSYTLEPQLNWSFKKDSHQVDVLAGGTYQSDLNTQGAIQGYGFTSNAFIENIAAATTKLISDQTKTEYKYTAVFGRLNYQFDHRYIINITGRRDGSSRFGTNRKFANFGAVGAAWLFSNESFMKELSWLSFGKLRGSYGSSGTDNIGNYQYNDTFITSTLGYNNVTGLVPSKLFNPNFSWEKTVKLEAALEMGFFKDRFHVTASHYRNRSSNQLVGYQLPSVTGFTSVLANLDATIQNTGWEFEIAGRPFTGAFKWETSANLSIPKNKLLSFPGLEGSTYANSYAIGQSVNIIKLYHLEGINPQNGQYIFSDYNGDGRISSPDDRQIIKNIGVEFFGGWSNNFSYKNWSLSLLVQFVKQQSRNFNYQMSSPGLMRNLPVEALNVWSPDNPNGLYMPYHATASPLHSLFQMSDATVSDGSFIRLKNIQLSYRIPLQGKLIREAKIYFQGQNLYTWTKYFGLDPEFSSLGFLPPLKTYSFGMQINF; encoded by the coding sequence ATGAAAAATTCCTATTACCATATAGGAGGCATTTTCTTTGGGCTCATGTTTACAACTGTAAGCATTACTGTAAAAGCCCAGACACGCAACATTTCCGGTACCGTAACCTCATCAGGTAAACCTCTTTCAGGAGTCGTAATCTCCCAAGAGGGTAGTGATCAGGTAACAATGACTGGCAACAACGGAACCTATACATTACAGGTTTCAGCAGAAAATTCCATCCTATTGTTCAGACATCCTGATTATGCTGAAGAAAAATTCAGACTCACTAATCAGACGGTCGTTAATATCAGCTTAGAACAAAAAGTAAAGGGAATCGAAGAAGTTATTCTCAACGCTGGCTACTACAAGGTTAAAGACAAAGAAAGAACCGGTAGTATCGCCAAAGTTTCAGCAAAAGATATAGAAAACCAGCCTGTCTCCAATGTCTTATCAACCGTACAGGGAAGAATGGCAGGAGTAAATATCACCCAGAATTCAGGAGTTCCGGGTGGTGGCTACAGCATCCAGATCCGAGGGCGCAACAGTCTGAGAACTTATGCCAACAGTGAAATCGATGGCAGCCAGCCCTTATATATAGTAGATGGTGTCCCCGTGGGAAGCGGAATGACTGCTACTTATGGTGCCAATATTTTGTCAGATGCCAACCTAAATCCTTTAAGCAATATCAGCCCTAATGATATCGAAAGCATCGAGGTTTTAAAAGATGCAGATGCCACGGCTATCTATGGTTCAAGAGGAGCCAACGGCGTGGTACTGGTAACGACTAAACGGGCCAGGAAAGGATCTTTAGGACTTTCCGTTAATACATCCTATGCTTTAAGCAACAGCCTTTCCAATCTTACCATGATGAATACGGAGCAATATCTGGGAATGCGCAGACAGGCCTATGCGAATGATGGAATTACCGTATATCCGGCCACTGCTTATGATATCAACGGAACATGGGACCAGTCCCGTTATACGGATTGGTTCAAAACACTTCTCGGCAATACCTCTGTAACTTCCAATGTCCAGCTGTCTTTATCGGGAGGCGGGGAGAGGACCTCTTTTCTGGTAAGTTACGGACACAATGAGCAGACTACGGTCTTTGCCAAAGATTTCAGGTATAAAACCAATACCTTACTGGGTAACCTGTCACACCGCTCCGCAGACAACCGTCTGAACTTTACCATGTCAACACTCTTTTCAAAGCTGGAACATAATGTAATCAGTCTGGACAATACCAGCAGCGCTTTGTTTCTGGCTCCCAATGCTCCCGCTCTGTACGATTCAGGAGGAAATATCAACTGGCAGAACTATACTTTTGATAATCCTTTGGCTGCCTATAACAGTACTTATTCCAACAACAATGTGCAGTTCATGAATAACTTCACGGCGGATTACGAACTTATGAAAAATGTACAGGTCAGACTCAATGGAGGAATCAGTTACCAGACCTTTGATGAACTGTCATTGCAGCCCAGTACGATCTATAACCCATCATTAGGGATAGGGCCTGCCAATTCCAGGGCGTTACAAAGCAATAAAAGCAGAATGTCCTACACTTTGGAACCGCAATTGAACTGGAGCTTTAAAAAAGATAGCCATCAGGTGGATGTCCTGGCCGGAGGTACCTATCAGAGTGATCTGAATACTCAGGGTGCCATACAGGGATATGGTTTTACCAGTAATGCATTTATTGAAAATATTGCCGCAGCTACCACAAAACTGATCTCGGACCAGACCAAAACAGAATATAAGTATACAGCCGTCTTCGGAAGACTTAATTATCAGTTTGACCATCGCTATATCATTAATATTACGGGCAGAAGAGACGGAAGCAGCCGCTTTGGAACCAACCGTAAGTTTGCGAACTTCGGGGCGGTGGGAGCGGCCTGGCTGTTCTCCAACGAAAGCTTTATGAAAGAACTGTCCTGGCTCTCCTTTGGAAAGCTGAGAGGAAGTTATGGCTCATCCGGAACTGATAATATTGGGAACTACCAGTATAACGATACGTTTATCACTTCTACCTTAGGATATAATAATGTAACAGGACTGGTTCCTTCCAAACTTTTCAATCCTAATTTCAGCTGGGAGAAAACCGTCAAATTAGAAGCCGCACTCGAAATGGGATTCTTTAAGGACAGATTTCATGTTACGGCATCCCATTACCGCAACCGTTCATCGAATCAACTGGTAGGCTATCAGCTTCCATCGGTAACGGGGTTTACTTCAGTGCTGGCCAATCTGGATGCCACCATTCAAAATACGGGGTGGGAATTTGAGATCGCGGGCCGTCCGTTTACGGGAGCTTTTAAATGGGAAACATCTGCCAATCTAAGCATTCCGAAGAATAAGCTTCTGTCGTTCCCGGGACTGGAAGGCTCTACCTATGCCAACTCTTATGCAATTGGGCAATCCGTTAATATTATAAAATTGTATCATCTGGAAGGTATCAATCCTCAGAACGGTCAGTATATCTTTTCGGATTACAATGGTGACGGCAGGATCAGTTCCCCTGATGACAGGCAGATTATTAAGAATATAGGCGTAGAGTTTTTCGGGGGTTGGAGCAATAATTTCAGCTATAAAAATTGGTCGCTGTCACTTCTTGTCCAGTTTGTCAAACAGCAGAGCCGCAATTTTAATTATCAGATGTCTTCCCCCGGACTGATGCGGAACCTTCCTGTAGAGGCCTTGAATGTCTGGTCACCCGACAATCCGAATGGATTGTATATGCCGTATCATGCTACCGCATCACCCCTGCACAGTTTATTTCAGATGAGTGATGCCACCGTGTCCGATGGGTCATTCATTCGGTTGAAAAATATTCAGCTCAGCTATCGGATTCCTCTGCAGGGGAAGCTCATCAGAGAAGCTAAGATCTATTTTCAGGGCCAGAACCTCTATACCTGGACCAAGTATTTCGGGCTGGATCCGGAGTTTTCATCTTTAGGATTTCTGCCGCCTCTAAAAACGTATTCTTTCGGCATGCAGATTAACTTTTAA
- a CDS encoding alpha/beta hydrolase family protein, translating into MCSQGLLGQYNIDSIQQRYAAFYTIAHLKVSDDKRWVSFSKIYKKNTDTTIIATADKQQTVKAVLTGVSESYFLKDNHFFWLGSGKAQLINLRNGDKKDFKEVSKIEILPALGYYAVWYKNRFLEVFDSKNKLVASVSDVTQLVSNKQNKLYVIVIRSNLSSVWSLQSKEFNKVYTSEQIIKKIMLAPSQKYLAVTEQEKSSDGLQLVLLDTNSLKVSRVGNGFIKSDYIEVREIKNGLAFFLDFNSRPKPAPTAQPEVKYGIDPDLWLYRMGEQYHEYWVYDVKSEQSQKVDTGFAFMAAMDHERYFLTFDRKERNAYISSVSWFDIYLYDRYSKTSKKILSQISNLVVSRQGKYVVGFSEEEKRWILYNTLLSGKITIENPHIGRPTFSDDNHYVFFESENGIYRFNVRTKNLEQLPLTANKKVAILNVKEDVIYGTLGADFRIRSINAKKPIILEQYDQNNNETSYVQWFRDKVNVLLPSTKNRVSDFKINLLSQAVFSLEENFNSPQAIYQYHSGHKKEVYQSNRHDHEITMARQEILSYKNSLGVQIKGVLYYPLNFDARKKYPLILSIYEVQNKSASVYPYPYFSGIGINIRSLIDNGYFVFLPDVVLDSRGPGFATLDCVHSGLDALKGYANIDSNRVGLMGHSFGGFGTSFISTRSHRFAAYISGAAVTDLVKFYFSFSQERKLPNYPRFENGQFDMKVPFSKNKMLYYDNSPIANVEKVNKPILLWTGLKDGNVPYTHTEELYTGLLRNQKKAVVLYYKNQDHDLAKNSAESIDLHLRILEWWDYFLKDKKDIPWIDKEMKKDAL; encoded by the coding sequence ATGTGCAGCCAAGGACTGTTGGGACAATATAATATTGATTCTATACAACAGAGATATGCTGCATTTTATACTATTGCTCATTTAAAAGTATCAGATGATAAGCGATGGGTTTCTTTTTCAAAGATTTACAAGAAAAATACAGATACCACCATTATTGCCACTGCTGACAAACAGCAAACTGTCAAAGCTGTTTTAACTGGAGTTTCTGAAAGCTACTTTTTGAAGGATAATCATTTTTTCTGGCTGGGTAGTGGCAAGGCACAACTTATCAATCTTCGAAACGGAGATAAGAAAGATTTTAAGGAAGTTAGCAAAATAGAAATACTGCCCGCTCTGGGATATTATGCTGTATGGTACAAAAACCGTTTTCTGGAAGTATTTGACAGCAAAAACAAACTTGTTGCCTCAGTGTCTGATGTGACACAGTTGGTTAGTAATAAACAGAATAAATTATATGTAATAGTTATCCGAAGCAATCTCTCATCGGTTTGGTCTTTGCAATCCAAAGAATTTAATAAAGTATATACCTCTGAACAGATTATAAAAAAAATCATGCTCGCACCCTCACAGAAATATCTGGCAGTTACAGAGCAGGAGAAATCTTCTGATGGATTACAGCTTGTATTACTTGATACCAACTCACTCAAAGTTTCAAGAGTTGGCAATGGTTTTATTAAGTCTGATTATATTGAGGTGCGTGAGATCAAAAACGGACTTGCTTTTTTTCTGGATTTTAATAGTCGTCCAAAACCTGCTCCTACCGCCCAGCCGGAAGTAAAATATGGTATCGATCCCGATTTATGGCTTTATAGAATGGGAGAGCAGTATCATGAGTATTGGGTGTATGATGTAAAGTCAGAGCAGTCTCAAAAGGTAGATACTGGTTTTGCGTTTATGGCTGCTATGGATCATGAACGATATTTTCTGACCTTTGACAGAAAGGAAAGGAATGCCTACATCAGTTCTGTTTCTTGGTTTGACATTTATTTGTATGACCGCTATAGTAAAACTTCAAAAAAGATACTCTCTCAGATCTCCAACCTTGTAGTTAGCCGACAGGGTAAATATGTAGTAGGATTCAGTGAAGAAGAAAAGCGATGGATTCTGTATAATACTTTATTATCCGGAAAAATAACGATTGAAAACCCTCATATTGGGAGGCCAACTTTTAGTGATGACAATCATTATGTTTTTTTTGAGAGCGAGAATGGAATATACAGGTTTAATGTACGGACGAAAAATCTGGAACAACTGCCCTTAACAGCGAATAAAAAAGTTGCTATTCTCAATGTCAAAGAAGATGTGATCTACGGAACGTTAGGCGCAGATTTTAGAATCCGCAGCATTAATGCCAAGAAGCCTATTATCCTTGAGCAGTATGATCAAAACAACAATGAAACATCATATGTTCAGTGGTTTCGGGATAAAGTAAATGTACTTCTTCCGTCTACTAAAAATAGGGTAAGTGATTTCAAAATAAATCTCCTGAGCCAGGCGGTTTTCAGTCTGGAAGAGAATTTTAACAGTCCTCAGGCAATTTATCAATATCATAGCGGTCATAAGAAAGAAGTGTATCAAAGCAATAGGCATGATCATGAGATCACTATGGCCAGGCAGGAAATACTTTCATACAAGAATAGTTTGGGAGTACAAATCAAAGGTGTATTGTATTATCCCCTTAACTTTGATGCCCGAAAGAAATATCCCCTGATTTTGTCGATCTATGAAGTTCAGAATAAAAGTGCATCGGTATATCCCTATCCTTATTTTTCGGGAATAGGAATTAATATCCGGTCACTCATTGATAATGGCTATTTTGTTTTTCTTCCCGATGTGGTTTTGGATAGCCGGGGACCTGGGTTCGCTACGTTGGATTGTGTGCACTCAGGATTGGATGCCCTAAAAGGATATGCCAATATTGACAGCAATAGAGTAGGACTGATGGGGCATTCCTTTGGCGGGTTCGGCACCAGTTTTATATCGACCCGTTCCCATCGTTTTGCGGCCTATATATCAGGAGCAGCCGTTACCGATCTTGTTAAATTTTATTTTTCCTTCAGTCAGGAAAGAAAGCTTCCCAATTACCCCCGCTTTGAAAACGGACAGTTTGATATGAAGGTGCCGTTTTCTAAGAATAAAATGCTTTACTATGATAACAGCCCTATTGCCAATGTAGAGAAAGTTAATAAGCCGATCCTTCTCTGGACAGGACTGAAAGACGGAAACGTTCCTTATACTCATACCGAAGAATTGTATACGGGTTTGCTGCGAAATCAAAAAAAGGCGGTAGTACTGTATTATAAAAATCAGGATCATGACCTGGCAAAAAACAGTGCGGAGAGCATAGATCTGCATTTGAGAATCCTGGAATGGTGGGATTACTTTTTGAAAGATAAAAAAGATATTCCCTGGATTGATAAAGAAATGAAAAAGGATGCCCTGTAA
- a CDS encoding DoxX family protein encodes MKNFSNIFPTIVSYFFIVLFVYASVSKLFEFERFQIQLAQSPLLSAYAGFVSYSVIIIEWIASILLLVPICRRSGLYLSLFLMSAFTAYIFIILNYSDFVPCSCGGILEKLGWIEHLVFNVICVLLIIIALFLMEKKIPVRKSKTTITVSTSIVLSIILIIGMFLSSEHVIKKENNFTRRFIKHPVIEHQSVHLDNGFYYFAGFNDHNIYLSNQKYPQQLLTMDSSMQRKAVVSARIETDHPYKNIRQIVADNHFYIYDGSVPILFKGKLGTESTTRISYKDAYFNDLKVIDSSRFAIRTQIRPSNHLVLGLLYIDSPEKLQLKTTVLKKQTDGLFDVDGSMAYESHTKKLLYTYTYRNQAIVMNSSMQVQKFLKTIDTVKTVQIKTTKLSDGTYKMKAPALKVNIRSVVYKNLLFVQSNLMGRHESRKAWKKSDVLDVYEIDSQSYVGSIYIFKKDDHTLNDIIVTEKYLYTIHNNELTQYKMTKALSQYIKSGKPKTDQQSRQH; translated from the coding sequence ATGAAAAATTTTTCCAACATATTCCCTACTATTGTAAGTTACTTTTTTATTGTATTATTTGTGTACGCGAGTGTAAGTAAACTTTTTGAATTTGAAAGATTTCAGATTCAATTAGCACAATCACCACTTCTCAGTGCTTATGCAGGTTTTGTTTCTTACAGCGTCATTATAATAGAATGGATTGCTTCCATCTTACTGTTGGTACCCATCTGCAGACGATCAGGCTTATACCTCTCACTTTTTTTAATGTCAGCATTTACAGCCTATATTTTCATCATTCTCAACTATAGTGACTTTGTTCCCTGTTCCTGTGGAGGAATTCTCGAAAAACTGGGCTGGATTGAACATTTAGTTTTTAATGTAATATGTGTATTACTTATAATTATTGCCTTATTCTTAATGGAAAAGAAGATTCCTGTCCGAAAATCAAAAACTACTATAACGGTATCAACATCAATCGTACTGAGCATTATTTTAATCATAGGTATGTTTCTTTCTTCGGAGCATGTCATTAAAAAAGAAAATAATTTTACAAGGCGGTTTATAAAGCATCCTGTCATCGAGCATCAATCTGTACATTTGGACAATGGTTTCTATTATTTTGCTGGGTTTAATGATCATAACATTTATCTGTCTAACCAGAAATATCCCCAACAGCTCCTCACAATGGACTCTTCAATGCAAAGAAAAGCTGTTGTCTCTGCCCGAATAGAAACAGATCATCCTTATAAAAATATCAGGCAAATAGTAGCGGACAATCATTTTTATATTTATGACGGGTCGGTACCTATCTTATTTAAAGGTAAACTTGGGACCGAATCTACTACAAGAATAAGTTACAAAGACGCTTATTTTAATGATCTCAAGGTCATTGACTCTTCCCGTTTTGCCATTAGGACACAGATACGTCCAAGCAATCATCTGGTTCTGGGATTACTTTATATTGACAGTCCTGAGAAATTACAATTAAAAACAACTGTTTTAAAGAAACAGACCGATGGTCTGTTTGACGTCGACGGAAGCATGGCCTACGAATCGCATACGAAAAAACTGTTATATACCTATACTTACAGAAATCAGGCAATTGTCATGAACAGCAGTATGCAGGTGCAAAAATTTCTAAAAACTATTGATACCGTAAAAACTGTCCAGATTAAAACAACGAAACTTTCTGACGGCACTTACAAGATGAAAGCACCGGCACTAAAGGTCAATATCAGATCCGTGGTGTACAAAAATTTACTTTTCGTTCAATCCAACCTGATGGGCAGACACGAATCGAGAAAAGCCTGGAAAAAATCAGATGTATTGGATGTTTACGAAATTGATTCCCAAAGTTATGTAGGCAGCATCTATATTTTCAAGAAAGATGATCATACACTCAATGATATCATTGTAACCGAAAAATATCTGTATACCATCCATAATAATGAACTCACCCAATATAAAATGACAAAAGCATTATCTCAATATATTAAATCGGGGAAGCCGAAAACCGATCAACAGAGTAGGCAGCACTAA